The Phytoactinopolyspora mesophila nucleotide sequence CTCCACATTCGCGGCAATTCGATGACAGTCGGCTGAGGAGACGGGGCATGGGCGACAGAACATCTCAGCGTGAAGCACATCACACATGGCGAACCGGCCAAATGTCTCCCAGTGCGCTCGACGATATCGACCGGTCGATCTTGACCGAGCTACAGAAAGACGGGCGGCTCTCCATCCGCACGTTGGCCGAACGCGTACACGTTTCCCGTGCGAACGCCTACGCCCGCATCAATCGGCTGCTATCCGACGGTGTCATCACCGGCTTCACCGCCGAGATCGATGCCGAACGCGCCGGCCTCGGCACCAGCGCGTACGTGCTGCTGTCGATACAGCAGAACACCTGGCGCGACGTCGCCGCAGCCCTGAGCGCATTGCCCTATATCGAGCATTTCGCGCTCGTCGGCGGAGATTTCGACGTGCTCACGCTAGTCCGGGCACCCAACAACGCCGAGTTGCGGCACGTCGTCTTCGAGCGGATCCAAGAGGTGCCCGGTGTCCGCAGCACTCGCACCTGGTTGATCTTCGACGAACAGGATGGGCAGGGCATGGTGTGGACCCGTCGATCAGGTGCGAGCGCGGAAGCACCGCGCGATCAGCGTTCGGCGAGTGCGGGCGCGCGAACCGACCGGCGCTCCTGAACCCGCACCGACAGCGAAACCGGCCAGATCGAGCGGATGCGCGGCGGAGAAGACGCACCGCCCGTGCCGCCAGTAGGCTCACGCCATGACGAAATGGGAATACGCAACAGCACCGATCCTTGTCCACGCAACCAAGCAGATCCTCGACAACTGGGGCGAAGACGGCTGGGAACTGGTCCAGATCGTCCCGGGCATGAATCCGGAGAATCTGGTGGCGTACTTCAAGCGCGAGAAGCCAGAGTGATCCAACCGGTGCAGAACACGAGGATCAGGAGGCCTATGTGAACGACGACCCAACCAACATCCAGCCGATGAGCCCCGAGCAGAAGCTCGCCCAGCTGGGTTTGGATGTCCCGGTGGTGGCCGCCCCGGTGGCCTCCTATGTCCCGGCGGTTCGCACCGGCAGCTACATCTACACGTCCGGGCAGTTACCGCTCCGAGATGGCGACCTCATGCGTACTGGCAAGGTCGGCGCCGAAGTCAGTCCGGAAGAAGCACATGAGTGCGCACAGCAGTGCGCACTCAACGCGCTGGCGGCAGTGCGTGCCGAGGCCGGTGAGCTGTCCGCGATCACCCGGGTGGTGAAGGTGGTCGGCTTCGTCGCCTCGGCTGCCGGTTTCACCGCCCAGCCCCAAGTGATCAACGGAGCCAGCGAGCTGTTGGGCAAGGTGTTCGGCGACGCGGGTCAGCACGCACGAAGCGCCGTGGGCGTGGCGGTGCTGCCGCTCGACGCTCCGGTCGAGATCGAAATGATCGTCGAGGTCCGTTGATACCTGCCCAACGGCTACCGGCCGGAGCCGCTGCCGAGGCCCGCGCATTCGCGGCGGGCAGCCACCATGTGGCTCCGGCCCGGCCGGCGTCCACCGTCGTTCTTGTACGCGACGGTGACGCCGGAATCGAGGTCTACGTGCACCAGCGGCATCCGGGTATGGCCTTCGCCGGGGGTATGGTCGCCTTTCCCGGCGGCAGCGTCGATCCGGCGGACCTGGAGCCCACCGGTGCGGTTGACGCCCGCATATGGGCGCAACGGCTCGGAACCACCGAGACCGCCGCGCTCGGGTTCGTGCGCGCAGCTCTGCGCGAAACCGAGGAAGAGACCGGCCTC carries:
- a CDS encoding winged helix-turn-helix transcriptional regulator is translated as MSPSALDDIDRSILTELQKDGRLSIRTLAERVHVSRANAYARINRLLSDGVITGFTAEIDAERAGLGTSAYVLLSIQQNTWRDVAAALSALPYIEHFALVGGDFDVLTLVRAPNNAELRHVVFERIQEVPGVRSTRTWLIFDEQDGQGMVWTRRSGASAEAPRDQRSASAGARTDRRS
- a CDS encoding DUF4177 domain-containing protein — encoded protein: MTKWEYATAPILVHATKQILDNWGEDGWELVQIVPGMNPENLVAYFKREKPE
- a CDS encoding RidA family protein, translated to MSPEQKLAQLGLDVPVVAAPVASYVPAVRTGSYIYTSGQLPLRDGDLMRTGKVGAEVSPEEAHECAQQCALNALAAVRAEAGELSAITRVVKVVGFVASAAGFTAQPQVINGASELLGKVFGDAGQHARSAVGVAVLPLDAPVEIEMIVEVR